A window of the Cystobacter fuscus genome harbors these coding sequences:
- a CDS encoding CHAT domain-containing protein, which yields MQRNPFELTLELSRGEDAEDPFRFRYEPQEYRRHDGGKVWSEQFPWNAQLLADLGALGAPSPDPARVQRLGDALRTFLGGLGWEAEEVRLREALAEGRPVHLTCRFAAAELYSLPWELVTLEPDRRHLGELPGCLIRYEWPKTQSARSQPSPPPPLGRLLLAWSTAGGEAGVNAHLRALREVCARYEYPFSPERDVVAHVSLEGLSRTLATSGPIAALHILCHGSRGDTTYGLLWGTSDERQFVDAAALRRVLAPHAGKVRMVVLSACHGGDPGEPGNHLGSVAQALHAVGIPAVVASRLPLSVKGSVQLTETLYRELLECEPLDKALGAVRMRLALSPPGLDWASLQLYARAEEAASLRPIIFQPYRGLLTFEARHRRFFHGRKAQQRALVRRVREALRGKRPRFQVVAGASGSGKSSLVKAGLVALLKPPTWEVHVTRPGELSSEAVARLRRPREKQRLLLMVDQFEEVFTLMPEARERQAFVQALWDLARSPESNAVVLATLRFDYFERCREIVLDGGQARLDGVVVDAAHCLSVPPLQGRQLEAAIEGPARRVGLRFEGALSEVLRKDVEREPGGLPLLEYALDQLWEKRDGDTLTERTYKELGGVTGALTRTASEMYAQLSPFEQLQARRLLLALINFRDDASPDTRRRVRREQLRVTDGETQKALDAVIEKFVGKRLLVVGGGPESEGGGSEAWIELAHEELLRSWLLLSTWVKENQERGRALQRLEEWAEEWRSHQKGKEGGASYLLSGERLTFAREVQTRYPGDLSPDLERFIQASWERSEAERLRELKRQRNLRRLSVALAIGFALAVCLGGVAFLQKKAANKAQNMAMARELMANARLQMRDDPQLGMKLMLHAHDILENEEEPVDLASESDALSEWGLRRLLIAWRTLSHQERFGEILFMDVALSPDSQHVVTASNDNTARVWDVKTGVPVGKPLQHSGSVRTAAFSLDNRWVVTASSDNTARVWDVKTGEPVGEPLQHSGSVNTAAFSSDNRWVVTASNDTTARVWDVKTGEAVGKPLQHSGSVRTAAFSLDNRWAVTASSDNTARVWDVKTGEAVGKPLQHSGSVNTAAFSSDNRWVVTASDDNTARMWDVKTGEAVGKPLQHSGSVNTAAFSSDNRWVVTASDDNTARVWDARTGNPVGKPLQHSGSVRTAAFSPDNRWVATASDDNTAQVWDAQTGEPVGKTLQHSIPVMTATFSSDAQWVFTFSIDGTFRMWNAQTSQPIGKPFQHSQRVYEAVFSPDRQHVVAASDDNTAQVWDARTGEPVGKPLQHTDLVSKVAFSPNDRWVATASNDNTARVWDAQTGKPVGKPLQHTDSVNDVTFSPDSRWVVTASADNTARVWDAQTGEPVGKPLQHTDSVRTAAFSPDGRWVVTTTMVGPAQVWDTKTGEPVSKPLQRINRVIMVSMAAFSPDGRRMVTTTLARSAQVWDMKTGEPVGKPLQHNDAVSMAVFSPDGQRVITVSQDKSVQVWDTETGNRLGDPFQHPGEVLTAAFSPDGRHVVTIGDDGIARVWGCEQCAPAVEVFKQWARELTCQERNTYLHEKNDCSPEEPITNSGR from the coding sequence TTGCAACGAAATCCATTCGAGTTGACGCTGGAACTCTCTCGCGGGGAGGACGCGGAGGATCCGTTCCGCTTCCGCTATGAGCCGCAGGAGTACCGGCGGCACGACGGTGGGAAGGTCTGGAGCGAGCAGTTCCCCTGGAACGCGCAACTGCTCGCGGACCTCGGGGCACTCGGGGCGCCCAGTCCGGATCCAGCCCGCGTGCAGCGCCTGGGGGACGCGTTGCGTACCTTCCTGGGGGGATTGGGATGGGAGGCCGAGGAGGTCCGACTCCGGGAGGCGCTGGCGGAGGGACGACCCGTGCACCTCACCTGCCGGTTCGCCGCCGCCGAGCTGTACTCCCTGCCATGGGAGTTGGTGACGCTCGAGCCGGACCGCCGGCACCTGGGGGAGCTGCCCGGCTGCCTCATCCGCTACGAGTGGCCCAAGACGCAGAGCGCTCGCTCGCAACCTTCCCCTCCACCGCCCTTGGGGCGTCTCCTCCTCGCCTGGTCCACCGCGGGCGGTGAAGCCGGGGTCAACGCACACCTGCGAGCCTTGCGCGAGGTGTGTGCACGGTACGAGTACCCCTTCAGCCCCGAGCGCGACGTGGTCGCCCACGTCTCCCTGGAGGGGCTTTCCCGGACCCTGGCCACCTCGGGGCCCATCGCCGCCCTCCACATCCTCTGCCACGGTTCGCGCGGGGACACGACGTACGGGTTGCTCTGGGGCACGTCGGACGAGCGCCAGTTCGTCGATGCAGCGGCCCTGCGGCGGGTGCTCGCCCCCCACGCGGGCAAGGTCCGGATGGTGGTGCTGTCGGCTTGTCATGGAGGCGACCCGGGGGAACCAGGCAATCACCTGGGCAGTGTGGCCCAGGCGCTCCACGCGGTGGGCATCCCCGCGGTGGTGGCGTCCCGACTGCCGTTGTCGGTGAAGGGCTCGGTCCAACTCACCGAAACGCTCTATCGAGAGCTGCTGGAGTGCGAGCCCCTGGACAAGGCCCTGGGCGCCGTGCGGATGCGGCTCGCGCTCAGCCCGCCCGGTCTGGACTGGGCCTCGCTCCAGCTCTATGCCCGGGCGGAAGAGGCCGCGAGCCTCCGGCCCATCATCTTCCAGCCCTACCGCGGCCTGCTGACGTTCGAGGCCCGGCACCGGCGCTTCTTCCACGGACGCAAGGCGCAACAGCGGGCACTGGTACGCCGGGTGCGCGAGGCACTGCGAGGCAAGCGCCCCCGCTTCCAGGTGGTGGCGGGGGCGTCGGGCTCGGGCAAGTCCTCCCTGGTGAAGGCGGGTCTCGTCGCGCTGCTGAAGCCCCCCACCTGGGAGGTGCATGTCACCCGCCCGGGGGAGTTGTCGAGCGAGGCGGTGGCACGGCTGCGGCGGCCCCGGGAGAAGCAGCGGCTGCTGCTCATGGTGGATCAGTTCGAGGAGGTGTTCACCCTCATGCCCGAGGCGAGGGAGCGCCAGGCCTTCGTCCAGGCCCTGTGGGACCTGGCGCGCTCGCCGGAGTCGAACGCGGTCGTCCTGGCCACCCTGCGCTTCGACTACTTCGAGCGCTGCCGTGAGATCGTCCTCGATGGAGGCCAGGCGCGGCTGGATGGGGTGGTGGTGGACGCGGCGCATTGCCTCTCCGTGCCGCCGCTCCAGGGCAGGCAGTTGGAGGCCGCCATCGAGGGCCCCGCGAGGCGGGTGGGCCTGCGGTTCGAGGGCGCTCTGAGCGAGGTGCTCCGCAAGGACGTGGAGCGGGAGCCCGGAGGACTGCCGCTGTTGGAGTATGCGCTGGATCAGCTCTGGGAGAAGCGGGACGGGGACACGCTGACGGAGCGCACCTACAAGGAACTGGGCGGGGTCACGGGAGCCCTGACCCGGACGGCGAGCGAGATGTATGCGCAGTTGAGCCCGTTCGAGCAGCTCCAGGCCCGCCGGCTGCTGTTGGCCTTGATCAACTTCCGGGACGATGCGTCCCCGGATACCCGGCGGCGCGTGCGGCGCGAGCAGCTTCGGGTGACGGACGGCGAGACCCAGAAAGCACTGGATGCCGTCATCGAGAAGTTCGTCGGCAAACGCCTGCTCGTCGTGGGTGGCGGGCCCGAGTCCGAGGGAGGCGGCAGTGAGGCCTGGATCGAACTCGCGCATGAGGAGTTGTTGAGGAGCTGGCTTCTGCTCTCGACCTGGGTGAAGGAGAACCAGGAGCGAGGGCGGGCACTGCAAAGACTGGAGGAGTGGGCGGAGGAGTGGCGGAGCCATCAAAAGGGCAAGGAGGGAGGTGCCTCGTACCTGCTCTCAGGGGAGCGCCTCACCTTCGCTCGCGAGGTCCAGACGAGATACCCAGGAGATCTGTCACCTGATCTCGAACGCTTCATCCAGGCGAGCTGGGAGCGGAGTGAAGCAGAGAGGCTGCGCGAGCTGAAGAGACAGCGGAACCTGCGACGTCTGAGCGTGGCGCTGGCGATAGGCTTCGCACTCGCCGTTTGCCTTGGAGGAGTTGCATTCCTCCAGAAAAAAGCAGCCAACAAGGCACAGAACATGGCCATGGCGCGAGAGTTGATGGCCAATGCGCGTCTCCAGATGAGAGACGATCCCCAGCTTGGCATGAAGCTCATGCTTCACGCACATGATATACTGGAGAATGAGGAAGAACCAGTCGACCTGGCATCAGAAAGTGATGCATTGTCGGAATGGGGGCTGCGCAGGTTGCTCATTGCGTGGCGAACTCTCTCACATCAAGAACGGTTCGGGGAAATCTTGTTCATGGACGTCGCGCTCAGCCCCGACAGCCAACACGTGGTTACCGCCAGCAATGACAACACCGCCCGGGTATGGGATGTGAAAACCGGAGTTCCTGTCGGCAAGCCCCTCCAGCACTCAGGCTCGGTGAGGACGGCCGCGTTCAGCCTCGACAACCGCTGGGTGGTCACCGCCAGCAGCGACAACACGGCCCGGGTGTGGGATGTGAAAACCGGAGAGCCTGTCGGCGAGCCCCTCCAGCACTCAGGCTCGGTGAATACGGCTGCGTTCAGCTCAGACAACCGCTGGGTGGTCACTGCCAGTAATGACACAACCGCCCGGGTGTGGGATGTGAAAACCGGAGAGGCTGTCGGCAAGCCCCTCCAGCACTCAGGCTCGGTGAGGACGGCCGCGTTCAGCCTCGACAATCGCTGGGCGGTTACCGCCAGCAGTGACAATACCGCCCGGGTGTGGGATGTGAAAACCGGAGAGGCTGTCGGCAAGCCCCTCCAGCACTCAGGCTCGGTGAATACGGCCGCGTTCAGCTCAGACAACCGCTGGGTGGTCACCGCCAGCGATGACAACACCGCCCGGATGTGGGATGTGAAAACCGGAGAGGCTGTCGGCAAGCCCCTCCAGCACTCAGGCTCGGTGAATACGGCCGCGTTCAGCTCAGACAACCGCTGGGTGGTCACCGCCAGCGATGATAACACCGCCCGGGTGTGGGATGCGCGAACTGGAAATCCTGTCGGCAAGCCCCTCCAGCACTCAGGCTCGGTAAGGACAGCCGCGTTCAGTCCAGACAACCGCTGGGTGGCTACCGCCAGCGATGACAACACCGCCCAGGTATGGGATGCACAAACCGGGGAGCCTGTCGGCAAAACCCTTCAGCACTCAATCCCCGTGATGACGGCCACGTTCAGTTCCGACGCCCAGTGGGTATTTACCTTTAGTATTGATGGAACCTTCCGGATGTGGAATGCGCAAACCAGTCAGCCTATAGGCAAGCCGTTTCAGCACTCGCAAAGAGTGTATGAGGCCGTGTTCAGCCCCGACAGGCAGCACGTGGTCGCCGCCAGCGATGACAACACCGCCCAGGTGTGGGATGCGCGAACCGGGGAGCCTGTCGGCAAGCCCCTCCAGCACACGGACCTAGTGAGCAAGGTCGCATTCAGCCCTAACGACCGATGGGTGGCTACCGCCAGCAATGACAACACCGCCCGGGTGTGGGATGCACAAACCGGGAAACCTGTCGGCAAGCCCCTCCAGCACACGGACTCGGTGAATGATGTCACGTTCAGCCCAGACAGCCGCTGGGTGGTTACCGCCAGCGCAGACAACACTGCCCGGGTGTGGGATGCACAAACCGGGGAGCCTGTCGGCAAGCCTCTCCAGCACACGGACTCGGTGAGGACGGCCGCCTTCAGCCCCGACGGTCGATGGGTAGTCACCACCACCATGGTAGGACCTGCCCAGGTATGGGATACGAAAACCGGAGAGCCTGTCAGCAAGCCTCTCCAACGCATCAATCGCGTAATTATGGTGTCCATGGCCGCGTTCAGTCCCGACGGCCGACGGATGGTCACCACCACCCTGGCAAGGTCTGCCCAGGTGTGGGATATGAAAACCGGAGAGCCTGTCGGCAAGCCTCTCCAGCACAACGACGCAGTGAGTATGGCCGTGTTCAGCCCTGACGGCCAACGGGTAATCACCGTCAGCCAGGACAAGAGCGTCCAGGTATGGGATACGGAAACTGGGAATCGTCTTGGTGATCCATTCCAACACCCGGGCGAAGTGTTGACAGCCGCGTTCAGCCCCGACGGACGACACGTGGTCACCATTGGTGATGACGGGATTGCCCGTGTCTGGGGCTGTGAGCAGTGCGCTCCCGCCGTGGAGGTGT
- a CDS encoding aldehyde dehydrogenase family protein, whose product MERIDQIYIDGAFVTPHGDEWFNLFNPATEEVIGQVRLADAEDARRAIAAAKRAFPAFSRTTRADRLAMLERMRAAVAAREDELLEAVIKEYGAPSSRSRWMARHAHQVIGEVAEVLARYDFERQAGTARVVMQPMGVAGLITPWNNDAGFICGKLATALAAGCTAVIKPSEMSALQTRIITQALHEAGLPPGVFNIVTGRGEVVGAELSTSPDVAKISFTGSTVVGKTILRTGAETLKRVTLELGGKSPMVVLDDADFATAVPLAVNAGFMNSGQACIAGTRILVPASRQAEFESLLAREVRATKSGDPRDADTAIGPMVSAKQWERVQRYIRLGINEGARLLVGGEGRPEGMKRGWCVKPTVFTDVRNDMTIAREEIFGPVLSLITYRDEDEAVAIANDTLYGLHGYVVSGDPQRGARVAARLEAGRVLVNTLAHEPKAPFGGFKQSGIGRENGPYGLEAYLEPKAVVVAA is encoded by the coding sequence GCCGCGGCGAAACGTGCCTTCCCGGCGTTCTCACGCACGACCCGGGCCGATCGCCTCGCGATGCTCGAGCGCATGCGGGCGGCGGTGGCCGCGCGCGAGGACGAGCTGCTCGAGGCCGTCATCAAGGAGTACGGCGCTCCGTCGTCGCGCTCTCGCTGGATGGCGAGACATGCCCACCAGGTGATCGGCGAAGTGGCCGAGGTGCTGGCGCGGTACGACTTCGAGCGCCAGGCGGGCACCGCTCGGGTGGTGATGCAGCCGATGGGCGTGGCCGGCCTGATCACTCCCTGGAACAACGACGCCGGCTTCATCTGCGGCAAGCTGGCCACCGCGTTGGCCGCCGGATGCACCGCGGTGATCAAACCCAGTGAGATGAGCGCGCTCCAGACGCGCATCATCACCCAGGCGCTGCACGAGGCCGGCCTGCCGCCCGGTGTGTTCAACATCGTCACCGGACGCGGTGAGGTGGTGGGCGCGGAGCTCAGCACCTCGCCGGACGTGGCCAAGATCTCGTTCACCGGTTCGACCGTGGTAGGCAAGACCATCCTTCGCACCGGCGCGGAAACCCTGAAGCGGGTGACGCTGGAACTGGGCGGCAAGTCACCCATGGTGGTGTTGGACGATGCCGACTTCGCCACCGCGGTGCCTCTGGCGGTGAACGCCGGGTTCATGAACAGCGGTCAGGCCTGCATCGCCGGCACCCGCATCCTGGTCCCGGCATCCCGACAGGCCGAGTTCGAGTCGTTGCTCGCCCGTGAGGTGCGCGCGACGAAGTCCGGAGACCCCCGCGACGCCGACACCGCCATCGGCCCCATGGTGAGCGCGAAGCAGTGGGAGCGCGTGCAGCGCTACATCCGCCTCGGTATCAACGAAGGCGCGCGCCTGCTGGTCGGTGGTGAAGGCCGGCCCGAGGGAATGAAGCGTGGCTGGTGCGTGAAGCCCACCGTGTTCACCGACGTGCGCAACGACATGACCATCGCGCGCGAGGAGATCTTCGGGCCGGTGTTGTCGCTCATCACCTACCGCGACGAGGACGAGGCGGTCGCCATCGCCAACGACACGCTCTACGGCCTGCACGGCTACGTGGTCTCTGGCGATCCCCAGCGCGGCGCGCGTGTGGCCGCGAGGCTCGAGGCCGGCCGCGTCCTGGTCAATACCCTCGCCCACGAACCCAAGGCCCCGTTCGGCGGCTTCAAGCAGTCTGGCATCGGCCGCGAGAACGGCCCCTATGGACTGGAGGCCTACCTGGAACCGAAGGCCGTGGTGGTGGCGGCGTAG